From Micromonospora nigra, one genomic window encodes:
- the kdpB gene encoding potassium-transporting ATPase subunit KdpB, producing the protein MTTSRPAPHDTADAATAGTPATHGNRGGGLLDPKQLIRSLPDALRKLDPRSLWRNPVMLIVEIGALFTTVLAVTDPSVFAWAITIWLWLTVVFANLAEAVAEGRGKAQAAALRKAKTDTVATRALGWTPGVAPGIYRTESVPAPQLRQGDIVVVEAGEIIPGDGDVVEGIASVDESAITGESAPVIRESGGDRSAVTGGTKVLSDRIVVLITQKPGESFIDRMINLVEGANRQKTPNEIALNILLAALTIIFLLAVVTLQPLAIFSKNHQGAAPDTQAITDSGVSGIVLVSLLVCLIPTTIGALLSAIGIAGMDRLVQRNVLAMSGRAVEAAGDVNTLLLDKTGTITLGNRQAAEFLPVDGLDGATVADAAQLSSLADETPEGRSIVVLAKNEFGLREREPGLIPHATFVPFTAQTRMSGVDLTPDATVDGGATGPARRIRKGAAAAVMKWVRDNGGHPTEQVGQLVDEISGIGGTPLVVAEHMTGEPARALGVIHLKDVVKAGMRERFDEMRAMGIRTVMITGDNPRTAQAIADEAGVDDFLAEATPEDKLALIRKEQEGGRLVAMTGDGTNDAPALAQADVGVAMNTGTSAAKEAGNMVDLDSDPTKLIEIVEIGKQLLITRGALTTFSISNDIAKYFAIIPAMFAGIYPGLDALNIMRLASPESAILSAVIFNAIVIIALIPLALRGVRYRPAAASQLLGRNLLVYGLGGIIVPFVGIKAIDLLIQFIPGIS; encoded by the coding sequence ATGACCACCTCCAGGCCGGCGCCGCACGACACCGCCGACGCGGCGACCGCCGGCACACCGGCCACCCACGGCAACCGTGGCGGCGGGCTGCTCGACCCGAAGCAACTCATCCGGTCGCTGCCGGACGCGCTGCGCAAGCTCGACCCACGCAGCCTGTGGCGCAATCCGGTGATGTTGATCGTCGAGATCGGCGCCCTCTTCACCACCGTTCTCGCCGTCACCGACCCGTCCGTCTTCGCCTGGGCGATCACGATCTGGCTGTGGCTGACCGTGGTCTTCGCCAACCTGGCCGAGGCCGTCGCCGAGGGGCGCGGCAAGGCCCAGGCCGCTGCCCTGCGGAAGGCGAAGACGGACACCGTCGCCACCCGCGCCCTGGGCTGGACCCCGGGCGTCGCCCCCGGCATCTACCGCACCGAGAGCGTCCCCGCGCCGCAACTGCGCCAGGGCGACATCGTCGTGGTCGAGGCCGGGGAGATCATCCCGGGCGACGGCGACGTGGTCGAGGGCATCGCCAGCGTCGACGAGTCGGCGATCACCGGCGAGTCCGCTCCGGTGATCCGGGAGTCCGGCGGCGACCGCAGCGCGGTCACCGGCGGCACGAAGGTCCTCTCCGACCGGATCGTCGTGCTGATCACGCAGAAGCCGGGCGAGAGCTTCATCGACCGGATGATCAACCTGGTCGAGGGCGCCAACCGGCAGAAGACCCCGAACGAGATCGCGCTCAACATCCTGCTCGCCGCGCTGACGATCATCTTCCTGCTCGCGGTGGTCACCCTCCAACCCCTCGCGATCTTCTCCAAGAACCACCAGGGCGCGGCCCCGGACACGCAGGCGATCACCGACTCAGGGGTCAGCGGAATTGTGCTGGTCTCGCTGCTGGTCTGCCTCATCCCGACCACCATCGGCGCGCTGCTGTCCGCCATCGGCATCGCCGGCATGGACCGCCTCGTCCAGCGCAACGTGCTCGCCATGAGCGGGCGGGCGGTCGAGGCCGCCGGTGACGTCAACACCCTGCTGCTGGACAAGACCGGCACGATCACGCTGGGCAACCGGCAGGCCGCCGAGTTCCTGCCCGTCGACGGCCTCGACGGGGCAACGGTCGCGGATGCCGCGCAACTGTCGAGCCTCGCCGACGAGACTCCCGAAGGGCGCTCGATCGTGGTGCTGGCCAAGAACGAGTTCGGCCTGCGCGAGCGGGAGCCGGGTCTGATCCCGCACGCCACCTTCGTGCCGTTCACCGCACAGACCCGGATGAGCGGCGTCGACCTGACCCCGGACGCCACCGTCGACGGCGGCGCGACCGGGCCGGCGCGCCGCATCCGCAAGGGCGCCGCCGCAGCGGTCATGAAGTGGGTACGCGACAACGGCGGCCACCCCACCGAGCAGGTCGGCCAGCTTGTCGACGAGATCAGCGGCATCGGCGGCACCCCGCTGGTGGTGGCCGAGCACATGACCGGCGAACCGGCCCGGGCGCTCGGCGTCATCCACCTCAAGGACGTGGTCAAGGCCGGGATGCGGGAGCGGTTCGACGAGATGCGCGCGATGGGCATCCGGACCGTGATGATCACCGGTGACAACCCGCGTACCGCGCAGGCCATCGCCGACGAGGCGGGTGTGGACGACTTCCTCGCCGAGGCCACCCCGGAGGACAAGCTCGCCCTGATCCGTAAGGAGCAGGAGGGCGGCCGGCTGGTCGCGATGACCGGCGACGGCACCAACGACGCGCCCGCGCTGGCCCAGGCGGACGTCGGCGTGGCCATGAACACCGGCACGTCGGCCGCGAAGGAGGCCGGCAACATGGTCGACCTCGACTCCGACCCGACCAAGCTGATCGAGATCGTGGAGATCGGCAAGCAGTTGCTGATCACCCGGGGTGCGCTGACGACGTTCAGCATCTCCAACGACATCGCGAAGTACTTCGCGATCATCCCGGCCATGTTCGCCGGCATCTACCCCGGCCTGGACGCACTCAACATCATGCGGCTGGCCAGCCCCGAGTCGGCGATCCTGTCCGCGGTCATCTTCAACGCGATCGTCATCATCGCGCTGATCCCCCTCGCGCTGCGCGGGGTGCGCTACCGGCCGGCTGCCGCGTCCCAGCTGCTCGGCCGCAACCTGCTGGTCTACGGCCTCGGCGGCATCATCGTGCCGTTCGTCGGCATCAAAGCCATCGACCTTCTCATCCAGTTCATCCCAGGGATCTCGTGA
- the kdpF gene encoding K(+)-transporting ATPase subunit F: MSAVNAIGLVLAIGLAVFLVVALLFPERF; this comes from the coding sequence GTGAGTGCCGTCAACGCGATCGGTCTGGTGCTGGCGATCGGCCTGGCCGTGTTCCTGGTGGTCGCCCTGCTGTTCCCGGAGCGCTTCTGA
- a CDS encoding CPBP family intramembrane glutamic endopeptidase — translation MTVELTRPVSRRTLGTETLLVLGLSLGQSAVYAAVSIIAKLTAEGPLSAQTAALNTSRSARPYLDLTYQLLGIAFALLPVLLAVHLLARDPGDPARTLGMDARRPGSDLVRGVGLAALIGLPGLALFWAAAQLGVNASLVPAALPALWWTVPVLILAAVQNSLLEEVIVVGYLTTRLRQLQWRVGAIVATSALLRASYHLYQGFGAFVGNAVMGVVFSLFYLRTRRVMPLVVAHAVLDIFAFVGYALLPREWFDWL, via the coding sequence GTGACCGTTGAGCTCACCCGCCCGGTGTCCCGCCGGACCCTCGGCACCGAGACGCTGCTCGTGCTCGGCCTGTCGCTCGGCCAGTCCGCCGTGTACGCGGCCGTGTCGATCATCGCCAAACTGACCGCCGAAGGGCCGCTGTCGGCGCAGACCGCCGCGTTGAACACCTCCCGGTCGGCCCGGCCCTACCTCGACCTCACCTATCAGCTGCTCGGCATCGCGTTCGCGCTACTGCCCGTGCTGCTCGCCGTACACCTGCTGGCGCGGGACCCCGGTGACCCGGCGCGGACCCTCGGCATGGACGCCCGGCGACCCGGCTCCGACCTGGTCCGGGGCGTCGGACTCGCGGCGCTGATCGGCCTGCCCGGCCTCGCGCTGTTCTGGGCCGCCGCGCAGCTCGGCGTCAACGCCAGCCTCGTGCCCGCCGCCCTGCCCGCCCTGTGGTGGACGGTGCCGGTGCTGATCCTCGCCGCCGTGCAGAACTCCCTGCTGGAAGAGGTGATCGTCGTCGGCTACCTGACCACCCGGCTGCGCCAGCTCCAGTGGCGGGTCGGCGCGATCGTCGCGACCAGCGCGTTGCTTCGCGCCTCCTACCACCTGTACCAGGGCTTCGGCGCCTTCGTCGGCAACGCGGTCATGGGCGTGGTGTTCAGTCTGTTCTACCTGCGGACCCGTCGGGTGATGCCGCTGGTCGTGGCGCACGCCGTGCTCGACATCTTCGCGTTCGTCGGCTACGCGCTCCTGCCGAGAGAGTGGTTCGACTGGCTCTGA